One segment of Planctomycetota bacterium DNA contains the following:
- a CDS encoding putative sugar O-methyltransferase, translating to MTRTSDNFRASALWQGLQKGVFAQAQTIDLATFRRPGTLNNRLSSWDPVARNQRNYKTVLFNMLVGMPERFFEIHKMLDTSVGAPVTVKARGMAVDLDYLQSIEEVLFLEKDLAGVASIGEIGAGFGRTAHVLLVTRPQLTRYTIIDLPECLALSQRYLKRVLRPEDFRKLEFVQAEQASGIPPHDLLMNINSMAEMDREVIQSYFELIDRSAQWFYSKNTVGKYSPESIGIVEANPTEIKAAMSTGLLTEVIDIFDDAALREARKRYEERMRPSSGWTLVRSAPALPWLYYQHGLYRKA from the coding sequence ATGACGCGGACGAGCGACAACTTCCGGGCCAGCGCGCTGTGGCAGGGGCTGCAGAAGGGGGTCTTCGCGCAGGCGCAGACCATCGACCTGGCCACCTTCCGCCGTCCCGGCACGCTCAACAACCGCCTTTCCTCCTGGGATCCGGTGGCGCGCAACCAGCGCAACTACAAGACGGTGCTTTTCAACATGCTCGTTGGAATGCCGGAGCGCTTCTTCGAGATCCACAAGATGCTGGACACTTCCGTCGGCGCGCCGGTCACGGTGAAGGCCCGCGGAATGGCGGTGGATCTTGACTATCTGCAGTCCATTGAGGAGGTCCTCTTCCTGGAGAAGGATCTCGCCGGCGTTGCATCGATCGGCGAGATCGGCGCCGGCTTCGGCCGCACCGCCCATGTCCTGCTGGTCACGCGTCCGCAGCTGACGCGCTACACGATCATCGATTTGCCCGAATGCCTGGCGCTCTCGCAGCGCTACCTGAAGCGGGTCCTGCGCCCCGAGGACTTCCGCAAGCTCGAATTCGTCCAGGCCGAGCAGGCCTCCGGGATCCCGCCGCACGACCTCCTCATGAACATCAACTCGATGGCGGAGATGGACCGCGAGGTCATCCAGAGCTACTTCGAGCTGATCGACCGCTCCGCGCAGTGGTTCTACTCCAAGAACACCGTCGGCAAGTATTCCCCCGAGAGCATCGGCATCGTGGAGGCCAACCCGACCGAGATCAAGGCGGCGATGTCCACCGGACTGCTGACCGAGGTCATCGACATCTTCGACGACGCGGCGCTGCGCGAAGCCCGCAAGCGCTACGAGGAGCGCATGCGCCCCTCGAGCGGCTGGACCCTGGTCCGCTCGGCGCCGGCCTTGCCCTGGCTCTACTACCAGCACGGCCTCTATCGAAAGGCGTGA
- a CDS encoding DUF1569 domain-containing protein — protein sequence MATSTLDRPTSGTHSGPPQGAPVVTGKVKGRRELKFESLDQILKEAERIAAARSVKQLGNWSPGQVFAHLAYAMNMSIDGAKSQPPWFVKLIGPLMKKRVLRHMSAGFTLPPNAAAELVFGPTSTQDGLNALRSAIHRQKSESKRVPSVVFGKFTHDEWNQLHFRHAELHLSFLDPG from the coding sequence ATGGCGACATCGACCTTGGATCGGCCGACATCGGGCACTCACTCGGGGCCACCCCAGGGCGCTCCGGTCGTCACCGGCAAGGTCAAGGGTCGGCGCGAACTCAAGTTTGAGTCTCTCGATCAGATCCTGAAGGAAGCTGAGCGCATCGCCGCCGCCCGCAGCGTCAAGCAGCTCGGGAACTGGTCGCCGGGGCAGGTCTTCGCCCACCTGGCCTATGCCATGAACATGTCGATCGACGGCGCCAAGTCCCAGCCGCCCTGGTTCGTGAAATTGATCGGGCCGCTGATGAAGAAGCGCGTGCTGCGTCACATGTCGGCGGGGTTCACGCTGCCGCCCAACGCGGCCGCGGAGCTGGTCTTCGGACCGACCTCCACGCAGGATGGATTGAACGCGCTCCGCAGCGCCATCCATCGCCAGAAGAGCGAGTCCAAGCGGGTCCCGAGCGTCGTGTTCGGCAAGTTCACCCACGATGAATGGAACCAGCTTCACTTTCGCCATGCCGAACTGCACTTGAGCTTCCTCGATCCCGGGTGA
- a CDS encoding isoprenylcysteine carboxylmethyltransferase family protein, translated as MPHLATSYFFMAFGLSEIALALFKRAGSSATTKDKGSLFMLWIAIAASIYGAIRISHWLPQFDFDYSSTVYWLAASLFLGGAILRWWSIFHLGRFFTVDVAIAADHRVVRDGPYTFVRHPSYTGVLLIAFGLGLLLFNWAATIVLVAPIVAVFLWRISVEERALLRALGAEYLEYMGNTKRLVPFVY; from the coding sequence ATGCCGCACCTAGCAACAAGCTATTTTTTCATGGCCTTCGGTCTCTCGGAGATCGCACTGGCCCTGTTCAAGCGCGCCGGCTCATCCGCCACGACCAAGGACAAGGGCTCGCTCTTCATGCTGTGGATCGCCATCGCCGCGTCGATCTACGGAGCGATTCGCATTTCGCACTGGCTGCCGCAGTTCGACTTCGATTATTCCAGCACGGTGTACTGGCTTGCCGCCTCGCTCTTCCTGGGCGGGGCCATTCTTCGGTGGTGGTCCATCTTCCACTTGGGCCGTTTCTTCACCGTGGATGTGGCGATCGCTGCGGACCACCGCGTCGTGCGCGATGGTCCATACACATTTGTGAGGCATCCGAGCTACACCGGCGTGCTCCTGATCGCCTTCGGTCTTGGTCTGCTGCTCTTCAATTGGGCGGCGACGATCGTGCTCGTGGCGCCGATCGTCGCAGTCTTCCTGTGGCGCATTTCGGTGGAGGAGCGAGCGTTGCTCAGGGCACTCGGCGCCGAATACCTCGAATACATGGGGAACACCAAGCGGCTCGTGCCTTTTGTGTATTGA